The following proteins come from a genomic window of Mycobacterium sp. DL:
- a CDS encoding ferredoxin reductase has protein sequence MVSALKTLARWSKKPAREVSAPTGPWVNMVRGLAARATTPLLPDDYLSLLNPLWSARELRGEIVEVRSETEDTATVVIRPGWGFAADYRAGQYVGIGLRLNGRWHWRSYSLTSVADLDDENISITVKATPEGFLSTHLVNGVEPGTIVRLAAPKGDFALPDPPPPSLLFISAGSGITPLMAMLRSLRARGDRPDIVHVHSAPSADAVIFHDELRKLESEQDGYRLHLQITERDGKLDFAKLDDIVADWRERSAWACGPAAMLDAVEKTWEQHGVEDSLHMERFDIASTDKGGEGGTVRFAISDKTVEIDGATSILQAGEQVGIQMPFGCRMGICQTCVLPLEEGNVRDVRSGQEHGAGDRIQTCISTASGNCTIKV, from the coding sequence ATGGTGTCGGCGTTGAAAACCCTGGCGCGCTGGAGTAAAAAGCCCGCGCGTGAGGTGTCCGCCCCCACGGGGCCCTGGGTGAACATGGTGCGCGGTCTGGCTGCGCGGGCTACCACGCCCCTGCTGCCCGACGATTACCTGTCGTTGCTGAATCCGCTGTGGTCGGCCAGGGAACTGCGCGGTGAGATCGTCGAGGTGCGATCCGAGACCGAGGACACCGCGACGGTTGTCATCCGGCCCGGCTGGGGGTTCGCCGCCGACTATCGGGCAGGCCAGTACGTCGGCATCGGACTGCGGCTGAACGGTCGCTGGCACTGGCGGTCCTACTCGCTGACCTCGGTGGCGGATCTGGATGACGAGAACATCTCGATCACCGTCAAGGCCACTCCCGAGGGGTTCCTGTCGACCCACCTCGTCAACGGGGTCGAGCCGGGGACCATCGTCCGGCTGGCTGCCCCCAAAGGTGATTTTGCACTTCCCGATCCGCCCCCGCCGTCGCTGCTGTTCATCAGCGCCGGCAGCGGCATCACCCCGCTCATGGCGATGCTGCGGTCGCTGCGGGCACGCGGAGACCGGCCCGACATCGTGCACGTGCACTCGGCGCCCTCTGCCGACGCGGTGATCTTCCACGACGAACTCCGGAAGTTGGAGAGCGAGCAGGACGGCTACCGACTGCACCTGCAGATCACCGAACGGGACGGCAAGCTCGACTTCGCGAAACTCGACGACATCGTCGCCGACTGGCGGGAGCGTTCGGCATGGGCGTGCGGGCCCGCCGCGATGCTCGACGCCGTCGAGAAGACCTGGGAGCAGCACGGCGTCGAGGACTCTCTGCACATGGAGAGGTTCGACATCGCCTCCACCGACAAGGGCGGGGAGGGCGGCACCGTCCGGTTCGCGATCTCCGACAAGACCGTCGAGATCGACGGGGCGACGTCGATCCTGCAGGCGGGTGAACAGGTCGGAATCCAGATGCCCTTCGGCTGCCGGATGGGCATCTGCCAGACGTGTGTGCTGCCGCTGGAGGAGGGCAACGTGCGCGACGTCAGGTCCGGCCAGGAGCACGGCGCCGGCGACCGAATACAGACCTGCATCTCGACCGCATCCGGCAACTGCACCATCAAAGTCTGA
- a CDS encoding bifunctional methylenetetrahydrofolate dehydrogenase/methenyltetrahydrofolate cyclohydrolase produces the protein MGAITLDGKATRDEIFVDLKERVARLTEAGRTPGLGTVLVGDDPGSQAYVRGKHSDCAKVGINSIRRDLPADISQAALEEILDELNANPECTGYIVQLPLPKHLNENAALERVDPDKDADGLHPMNLGKLVLNEPAPLPCTPRGIVHLLRRYEVEIAGAHVAVIGRGVTVGRPLGLLLTRRSENATVTLCHTATRHLPQITLEADIIVAAAGVPHMVTAEMVRPGAAVVDVGVSRDDAGKLVGDVHPDVWDVAGHVSPNPGGVGPLTRAFLLTNVVERAERS, from the coding sequence GTGGGTGCGATCACTTTGGACGGTAAGGCCACGCGCGACGAGATCTTCGTCGACCTCAAGGAGCGCGTTGCGCGACTGACCGAGGCCGGGCGTACTCCGGGACTCGGCACGGTGCTGGTCGGCGACGATCCCGGATCACAGGCCTACGTCCGCGGCAAGCACTCCGACTGCGCCAAGGTCGGCATCAACTCGATCCGCCGTGACCTGCCCGCCGACATCAGTCAGGCCGCCCTCGAGGAGATCCTCGACGAGCTCAACGCCAACCCCGAGTGCACCGGCTACATCGTCCAGTTGCCGCTGCCCAAGCATCTGAACGAGAACGCGGCCCTCGAACGTGTCGACCCGGACAAGGACGCCGACGGGCTGCACCCGATGAACCTGGGCAAGCTGGTGCTCAACGAGCCGGCGCCGCTGCCGTGTACACCGCGGGGCATCGTGCACCTGCTGCGGCGCTACGAGGTCGAGATCGCGGGGGCCCACGTTGCGGTGATCGGCCGCGGCGTCACCGTCGGTCGCCCCCTCGGTCTGCTGCTGACCCGGCGTTCGGAGAACGCCACCGTCACGTTGTGCCACACCGCGACCCGCCACCTGCCCCAGATCACCCTCGAAGCCGACATCATCGTGGCCGCGGCGGGGGTGCCGCACATGGTGACCGCGGAGATGGTGCGTCCCGGCGCGGCGGTCGTCGACGTCGGGGTGAGTCGCGACGACGCAGGCAAGCTCGTCGGCGACGTGCACCCCGACGTCTGGGACGTGGCCGGCCATGTCTCACCGAACCCGGGCGGCGTCGGCCCGTTGACGCGGGCGTTCCTGCTGACGAACGTGGTTGAGCGCGCCGAGCGGTCGTGA
- a CDS encoding DUF3017 domain-containing protein — translation MTLREFGRRVFAGQWPILVVSLILVAAFVLVAMGYWRRGAAVMAVGVGVAAGLRLTLSDERAGLLAVRTRTVDFLTTASVSAAMLYIAWTIDPLGTS, via the coding sequence GTGACCCTCAGGGAGTTCGGCCGCAGGGTCTTCGCCGGGCAGTGGCCGATCCTGGTGGTGAGCCTGATCCTGGTGGCGGCCTTCGTCCTGGTGGCCATGGGTTACTGGCGTCGTGGCGCAGCGGTGATGGCCGTCGGCGTCGGTGTCGCGGCCGGGTTGCGGTTGACGCTCTCCGATGAACGGGCCGGGCTGCTCGCGGTGCGCACCCGAACGGTCGACTTCCTCACCACCGCGTCGGTCAGCGCGGCGATGCTCTACATCGCCTGGACGATCGATCCGCTCGGCACCAGCTAG
- a CDS encoding LysR family transcriptional regulator produces MDDVDLLRHLRYFVEVAENRHFGRAAASLGVTQPPVSQGLRRLEKHLGLKLIERTADGAMVTAEGAALLPRARLIVDDSTRLLDDAQHLFGVLQRLRWGVIPQLDDELVARCTYALRRSSTPADASLSTVTNGTSQLLSDVRRGALHLAVIQHPALVEGVIAGPVITLGRSVVVPAGHRTATARSPRAQMLDGLDFATPPREDNPAGHDLMIDSLRRRGLDPAIQAASTHREVGAAVASGRCFGLATSTAPVLSGTVHRRMLVDDAALRVRIVTAPGLSVDELLYALDRELLRTN; encoded by the coding sequence ATGGACGACGTGGACCTTCTCAGACACCTGCGGTACTTCGTCGAGGTCGCGGAGAATCGGCATTTCGGCCGCGCCGCGGCCAGTCTCGGGGTTACGCAGCCGCCGGTCTCGCAAGGCTTGCGCCGACTCGAGAAGCACCTCGGTCTGAAGCTGATCGAGCGGACGGCCGACGGCGCGATGGTGACTGCCGAAGGCGCGGCTCTGCTGCCCCGCGCCCGCCTGATCGTCGATGACTCGACGAGGTTGCTCGACGACGCGCAGCACCTCTTCGGTGTGCTGCAACGGCTGCGATGGGGGGTCATCCCGCAACTCGACGACGAGCTCGTCGCACGCTGCACCTACGCGCTGCGCCGCAGCTCGACTCCGGCCGATGCGTCCTTGTCGACAGTGACTAACGGCACCTCGCAGTTGCTGTCGGACGTCCGCCGGGGAGCGCTGCATCTTGCGGTGATTCAGCACCCCGCGCTGGTCGAAGGCGTCATCGCGGGCCCGGTGATCACACTCGGGCGCAGCGTCGTCGTACCGGCCGGACACCGCACCGCGACAGCGCGATCGCCGCGCGCCCAGATGCTCGACGGCTTGGATTTCGCCACGCCACCACGGGAGGACAATCCAGCTGGTCACGACCTGATGATCGACAGTCTCCGACGCCGCGGCCTCGATCCGGCCATCCAGGCCGCATCCACCCATCGAGAGGTCGGGGCGGCGGTGGCGTCGGGGCGGTGCTTCGGTCTCGCGACCAGCACTGCGCCTGTGCTCTCCGGAACGGTTCACCGGCGAATGCTGGTCGACGACGCCGCCCTGCGCGTGCGCATCGTCACCGCGCCCGGACTCAGCGTCGACGAGCTGCTGTACGCGCTCGACCGAGAACTTCTGCGCACCAACTGA
- a CDS encoding serine hydrolase: MTAAEISAVFIDAGCRGWLRAQYIGRAGLAVDHHGAAPVVAASVYKVLVLIAAARAFDSGEIDPHAVVRIVPGDCTPGPTGISLFSDPVALSWLDVARMMITLSDNAAADVLLAAVGMDSVNRVIADLGLMSTRVVGGTAALQRQVIHDTGALTLSEAVGLLASNNSVTDSEAFDPAYTTATSAADMNAVLTGIWTDSVADADSCAQMREILAQQIWPHRIRSAFPFADVTVAGKTGTIGPIRNEVAVVAFPGEDPIAVSVFTRSARSDVYLPLVDHAIGRAAHLAVTALRAAAD, encoded by the coding sequence ATGACAGCGGCCGAGATCAGCGCGGTGTTCATCGACGCAGGCTGTCGCGGATGGTTGCGTGCCCAGTACATCGGTCGGGCCGGGCTTGCCGTCGATCACCACGGCGCCGCTCCGGTGGTTGCCGCCTCCGTCTACAAGGTGCTCGTGTTGATCGCCGCGGCGCGGGCTTTCGACTCTGGAGAGATCGATCCACATGCGGTGGTGCGCATCGTGCCCGGCGACTGCACACCCGGCCCCACCGGGATCAGCCTTTTCAGCGATCCGGTGGCGTTATCGTGGCTCGACGTCGCCCGGATGATGATCACCCTGTCAGACAATGCAGCAGCCGACGTACTGTTGGCTGCGGTCGGGATGGACAGCGTGAATCGGGTCATCGCCGACCTCGGACTGATGAGCACCCGGGTGGTCGGCGGAACGGCGGCGCTCCAGCGCCAAGTCATCCACGACACGGGCGCGTTGACACTGTCTGAAGCCGTCGGACTGCTGGCCAGCAACAACTCGGTCACCGACAGCGAAGCCTTCGACCCCGCCTATACGACCGCCACCAGTGCCGCGGACATGAACGCGGTGCTGACCGGCATCTGGACCGACAGCGTCGCCGATGCCGACAGCTGCGCTCAGATGAGAGAAATTCTCGCTCAACAGATCTGGCCACACCGCATCAGGTCGGCCTTCCCGTTTGCGGACGTCACCGTGGCGGGCAAGACCGGCACGATCGGCCCGATCCGCAACGAGGTTGCCGTCGTCGCCTTCCCCGGGGAGGACCCCATCGCCGTGTCCGTCTTCACTCGATCAGCACGATCCGACGTGTACCTGCCACTCGTCGATCACGCGATTGGGCGTGCCGCGCACCTTGCGGTCACGGCGCTTCGAGCAGCCGCGGACTGA
- a CDS encoding nuclear transport factor 2 family protein: MTTPTEVAQRFYRALAEGDGQALFDLLTDDFEGVVSKGMPHGVGGEHHGRVAMISAVWGRIDSVYDVEVEPAEFLPTGDRVVVLGAYRGSARAGDTAVDAAFAHIITVKNNQITALHQITDTVRWTIPA; the protein is encoded by the coding sequence ATGACCACCCCCACCGAAGTCGCCCAACGCTTCTACCGAGCCCTCGCCGAGGGCGACGGCCAAGCCCTATTCGACTTGCTCACAGACGATTTCGAAGGAGTTGTCAGCAAGGGCATGCCGCACGGCGTCGGAGGCGAGCACCACGGGCGTGTCGCGATGATCTCCGCCGTATGGGGCCGCATCGATTCGGTGTACGACGTCGAGGTGGAACCCGCGGAGTTCCTCCCCACCGGCGACCGCGTCGTCGTCCTGGGTGCGTACCGGGGTTCCGCGCGCGCCGGAGACACCGCCGTCGACGCCGCGTTCGCCCACATCATCACCGTCAAGAACAACCAGATAACAGCGCTGCATCAGATCACGGACACCGTCAGGTGGACCATCCCCGCCTGA
- a CDS encoding TetR-like C-terminal domain-containing protein, producing the protein MEQSVSDVDVSTRARALDAALGELQLWGVDRFSFEGVAHRSHLSPDYVHKMWTSERELILEALRSYTTKMFSLPDTGSLHGDLTELAMNLGDYLNEPVARRIARMFVVDSKSMVVDADTRMQFWEIRQKVIEEVLERAAGRGEVRGDVKPVFVMHLLTSPLNAVALYTDQPLEPGFCRMIARMVTRAISVT; encoded by the coding sequence ATGGAGCAGTCTGTGTCCGATGTCGACGTGTCGACACGCGCCAGAGCCTTGGATGCCGCGCTCGGCGAGCTGCAACTGTGGGGGGTGGACCGGTTCAGCTTCGAAGGCGTCGCCCACCGATCCCATCTGAGCCCCGACTACGTGCACAAGATGTGGACCAGTGAACGCGAGCTGATCCTCGAAGCGCTCCGCAGCTACACCACGAAGATGTTCTCACTGCCCGACACCGGGTCCCTTCACGGCGACCTCACCGAATTGGCGATGAACCTGGGCGATTACCTCAACGAACCTGTGGCGCGCAGGATCGCGCGCATGTTCGTCGTCGACAGCAAGTCGATGGTGGTGGACGCGGACACCAGAATGCAGTTCTGGGAGATACGGCAGAAAGTCATCGAAGAGGTGCTCGAGCGGGCTGCGGGACGCGGCGAGGTGCGCGGCGACGTCAAACCGGTATTCGTCATGCATCTGTTGACCTCGCCGCTGAACGCCGTCGCGTTGTACACCGACCAACCGTTGGAACCCGGCTTCTGCCGCATGATCGCCCGCATGGTGACGCGCGCGATCAGCGTCACCTAG
- a CDS encoding NADH:flavin oxidoreductase yields the protein MTVPHDVFTPAKLGPLTLRNRIIKAATFEASTPDALVTEDLITYHRLPAAGGVGMTTVAYCAVAPGGRTDGWQLWMRPEAVPGLRRLTDAIHAEGAAISAQIGHAGPVANARTNQAKALAPVRFFNPLSMRFAKKASRDDIRDVTEAHAEAARLAIASGFDAVEIHLGHNYLASAFLSPMINRRDDEFGGSLYNRAKVARGVVQAVRSAVGDQIAVTAKLNMSDGVRGGIPIEESLQTAKWLEEDGGLDALELTAGSSLLNPMFLFRGGAPVKEFAGAFKPPLSWGIRMTGRKFIREYPYQEAYLMRDAKRFRAELTMPLILLGGITNRETMDLAMAEGFDFVAMGRALLAEPDLLNRIQADSSVKSICDHCNLCMPTIYSHTYCVRTGSPSPVSSGR from the coding sequence ATGACAGTGCCGCACGATGTGTTCACCCCGGCGAAGCTCGGTCCGCTGACGCTGCGCAACCGGATCATCAAGGCTGCGACGTTCGAGGCGTCGACGCCGGATGCACTGGTCACCGAGGATCTGATCACCTACCACCGTCTTCCCGCGGCCGGTGGCGTGGGGATGACCACGGTCGCCTACTGTGCCGTGGCCCCCGGCGGCCGCACCGACGGCTGGCAGCTGTGGATGCGCCCAGAGGCGGTACCGGGGCTGCGGCGGCTCACCGACGCCATCCACGCCGAGGGCGCGGCGATCAGCGCGCAGATCGGTCACGCCGGTCCGGTCGCCAACGCGCGCACCAACCAGGCGAAGGCACTGGCTCCGGTCCGTTTCTTCAACCCGCTGTCGATGCGGTTCGCCAAGAAGGCCAGCCGCGACGACATCCGCGACGTGACGGAGGCCCACGCCGAGGCCGCCCGACTGGCGATCGCGTCCGGCTTCGACGCCGTCGAGATCCATCTGGGGCACAATTACCTGGCCAGCGCATTCCTGAGCCCGATGATCAACCGGCGCGACGACGAGTTCGGCGGCTCGCTGTACAACCGCGCCAAGGTTGCCCGCGGAGTGGTGCAGGCAGTCAGAAGCGCGGTCGGTGATCAGATCGCGGTGACCGCGAAGCTGAACATGTCCGACGGCGTGCGGGGCGGCATCCCGATCGAGGAGTCGCTGCAGACGGCCAAGTGGCTGGAGGAAGACGGCGGTTTGGACGCGTTGGAGCTGACGGCCGGCAGTTCCCTGCTCAACCCGATGTTCCTGTTCCGTGGCGGCGCCCCGGTCAAGGAATTCGCCGGGGCCTTCAAACCCCCGCTGTCCTGGGGCATCCGGATGACGGGCAGGAAGTTCATTCGCGAGTACCCGTACCAGGAGGCCTACCTGATGAGGGATGCGAAGAGGTTCCGCGCCGAGTTGACGATGCCGCTGATCCTGCTCGGTGGTATCACCAACCGCGAGACCATGGACCTGGCGATGGCCGAGGGCTTCGACTTCGTCGCGATGGGGCGTGCGTTACTGGCCGAACCGGATCTGCTGAACCGTATTCAGGCCGACAGCAGCGTGAAGTCGATCTGCGACCACTGCAACCTGTGCATGCCCACGATCTACAGCCACACCTACTGCGTGCGCACGGGGTCGCCGTCACCAGTCAGCTCGGGGCGATGA
- a CDS encoding TetR/AcrR family transcriptional regulator — protein sequence MPRPARYTVDVLLDAAAELLAAEGPAAVTMSAVARSTGAPSGSVYHRFPTRAALCGELWVRTEERFQAVFVEALSTSDDAQQRCVAGALRIVAWCREHPVEAQVLLAGPDALGMSDWPEPLTGRRKRLQRKLRKVLAEIPDDAGRVGAALIDVPYAIVRRHLRAGQAIPVSADAIVADCARALIAPS from the coding sequence ATGCCGCGGCCCGCCCGATACACCGTCGACGTGTTGCTCGACGCAGCCGCCGAACTCCTGGCCGCCGAAGGACCTGCGGCGGTGACGATGTCGGCGGTCGCCCGCAGCACCGGCGCGCCGAGTGGATCGGTGTACCACCGATTTCCGACGAGGGCGGCGCTGTGCGGCGAGTTGTGGGTGCGCACCGAGGAGAGGTTCCAGGCGGTGTTCGTCGAGGCGCTCTCCACCTCCGACGACGCTCAGCAGCGCTGCGTGGCCGGCGCGCTGCGCATCGTGGCGTGGTGCCGGGAGCACCCCGTCGAGGCCCAGGTGCTGCTCGCCGGTCCCGACGCTCTCGGGATGTCCGACTGGCCCGAGCCCCTCACCGGCCGGCGGAAACGCTTGCAGCGCAAGCTCCGTAAGGTGCTCGCCGAGATACCCGACGATGCGGGCAGGGTCGGTGCCGCGCTGATCGACGTGCCCTATGCGATCGTGCGGCGCCACCTGCGGGCCGGTCAGGCCATCCCGGTCAGCGCCGACGCGATCGTCGCCGACTGCGCGCGGGCCCTCATCGCCCCGAGCTGA
- a CDS encoding FHA domain-containing protein, producing the protein MSRPATPALTVRYDGSPRTFSAGNDVVVGRDLRADVRIAHPLISRAHLVLRFDQGRWIAIDNGSLNGMYLNGRRVPAADITDGQQIHVGNPDGPLLTFEVGRHQGSAGSPPPTAAVPVAGRSSATWPSQPPPPTGRPPAQRPRPGYPTGPGGYPPSTPPPSRPAPMPVPQPMSAPGLESATVMGPAAAPRSSDGNLATSMLKILRPGRPAEVPAGSIKIGRASDNNIVIPDVLASRHHATLIPGPSGTEIRDNRSINGTFVNGSRVDSAMLTDGDTVTIGNVDLVFRDGTLVRRTETAADTATGGLDVHGVTWTIEGNKTLLENISISARPGTLTAIIGPSGAGKSTFARLVAGYTHPTTGQVSFEGHDVHAEYASLRSRIGMVPQDDVVHGQLTVRQALMYAAELRLPPDTTKVDREQVVNEVLEELEMTKHLDTRVDKLSGGQRKRASVALELLTGPSLLILDEPTSGLDPALDRQVMTMLRQLADAGRVVLVVTHSLTYLDVCDQVLLLAPGGKTAFYGPPSQIGPSMGTTNWADIFSGVAGDPEAAAQRYLDQHGPPPPQPAALTPSELGNPTRTSVRRQLSTIARRQIRLVISDRGYFAFLMMLPFIMGILSLSVPGDVGFGMPVTALEGGEAPNEPGQILVMLNVGAIFMGTALTIRALIGERAIFRREQAVGLSTSAYLMAKVVVFTAFAVVQAAIVTSIAILGKGWGPGSVESGAVIGNRSLEMFVDIAMTCVAAAMVGLALSALAKSAEQIMPLLVVAIMSQLVFSGGMIPVTDRLVLDQMSWVTPARWGFAASASTIDLIRLVPGPLTPKDRHWEHTSGAWLFDMAMLVAISVFYLGFVRWRIRLKAA; encoded by the coding sequence GTGAGCCGACCAGCAACACCTGCGCTGACCGTTCGGTACGACGGATCCCCCCGCACCTTTTCAGCAGGCAATGACGTTGTCGTCGGCCGCGATCTACGCGCCGACGTCCGCATTGCCCACCCGTTGATCTCCCGCGCCCACCTGGTGCTGCGGTTCGATCAGGGCCGGTGGATCGCGATCGACAACGGCAGCCTCAACGGGATGTACCTCAACGGCCGACGGGTACCCGCCGCCGACATCACCGACGGCCAGCAGATCCATGTGGGCAACCCGGACGGGCCGCTGCTGACCTTCGAGGTCGGCCGCCATCAGGGATCGGCGGGTTCGCCACCGCCGACGGCCGCGGTCCCGGTTGCAGGCCGCTCCAGCGCGACGTGGCCCAGCCAACCACCGCCCCCGACAGGACGGCCACCTGCGCAGCGGCCGCGGCCCGGATACCCGACCGGACCCGGTGGCTATCCGCCCAGCACGCCGCCGCCGTCACGGCCCGCGCCGATGCCTGTGCCGCAGCCGATGTCCGCACCGGGGCTGGAGTCGGCCACGGTGATGGGACCGGCGGCTGCGCCACGCTCCAGCGACGGCAACCTCGCGACCAGCATGCTCAAGATCCTGCGACCGGGCCGCCCCGCGGAGGTCCCCGCGGGGTCGATCAAGATCGGCCGCGCGAGCGACAACAACATCGTCATCCCGGACGTGCTCGCCTCCCGGCACCATGCCACGTTGATCCCGGGTCCGTCCGGAACCGAGATCCGCGACAACCGCAGCATCAACGGCACCTTCGTCAACGGCTCCCGCGTCGACTCCGCGATGCTGACCGACGGTGACACCGTCACCATCGGCAACGTCGACCTCGTCTTCCGAGACGGCACCCTGGTGCGCCGCACCGAGACCGCCGCCGACACCGCCACCGGCGGCCTCGACGTACACGGCGTGACGTGGACCATCGAGGGCAACAAGACGCTGCTGGAGAACATCTCGATCTCGGCGCGGCCGGGAACGCTGACCGCGATCATCGGCCCGTCCGGTGCCGGCAAGTCGACCTTCGCCCGGCTCGTCGCCGGCTACACCCACCCGACGACCGGCCAGGTGTCGTTCGAGGGCCATGACGTGCACGCCGAGTACGCCTCGCTGCGCTCCCGGATCGGCATGGTGCCCCAGGACGACGTGGTGCACGGTCAGCTGACGGTCAGGCAGGCCTTGATGTACGCCGCCGAGCTGCGGCTGCCGCCCGACACCACCAAGGTCGACCGTGAGCAGGTCGTCAACGAGGTGCTCGAAGAACTCGAGATGACCAAGCACCTCGACACCAGGGTCGACAAGCTCTCCGGCGGGCAACGAAAGCGCGCCTCGGTCGCCCTCGAGCTGCTGACCGGCCCGTCGCTGCTCATACTCGACGAGCCGACCTCCGGCCTGGACCCCGCCCTGGACCGCCAGGTGATGACGATGCTGCGCCAGTTGGCCGATGCCGGCCGCGTGGTGCTCGTCGTCACCCACTCGTTGACCTACCTCGATGTGTGCGACCAGGTGCTGTTGCTCGCACCGGGCGGAAAGACCGCGTTCTACGGGCCGCCCAGTCAGATCGGCCCTTCGATGGGCACCACCAACTGGGCCGACATCTTCAGCGGCGTCGCCGGCGACCCGGAAGCCGCAGCGCAGCGCTACCTCGACCAGCACGGGCCACCGCCGCCACAGCCGGCAGCCCTCACTCCCTCCGAACTCGGCAACCCGACCCGCACGAGCGTGCGACGACAGTTGTCCACCATCGCGCGACGCCAGATTCGGCTGGTGATCTCCGACCGGGGCTACTTCGCGTTCCTGATGATGCTGCCGTTCATCATGGGGATCCTGTCGCTGTCGGTGCCCGGCGACGTCGGGTTCGGCATGCCGGTGACCGCGCTGGAGGGCGGCGAGGCCCCCAACGAACCGGGACAGATCCTGGTGATGCTCAATGTCGGCGCGATCTTCATGGGGACCGCCCTGACCATCCGGGCGTTGATCGGCGAGCGCGCCATCTTCCGCCGCGAGCAGGCCGTGGGCCTGTCGACGTCGGCCTACCTGATGGCGAAGGTGGTGGTGTTCACCGCGTTCGCCGTCGTGCAGGCTGCGATCGTCACCTCGATCGCCATCCTGGGCAAAGGCTGGGGGCCGGGATCGGTCGAGAGCGGCGCCGTGATCGGCAACCGCAGCCTGGAGATGTTCGTCGACATCGCGATGACCTGTGTGGCCGCGGCGATGGTCGGCCTGGCGCTCTCGGCGCTGGCCAAATCGGCCGAGCAGATCATGCCGTTGCTCGTCGTGGCGATCATGAGTCAGCTGGTGTTCTCCGGCGGCATGATCCCGGTGACCGACCGCCTCGTGCTGGACCAGATGTCGTGGGTGACACCGGCGCGTTGGGGCTTTGCGGCCTCAGCGTCGACGATCGACCTGATCCGGCTGGTCCCGGGACCGCTGACTCCGAAGGACCGGCACTGGGAGCACACCTCGGGCGCCTGGCTGTTCGACATGGCGATGCTGGTGGCGATCAGCGTGTTCTACCTCGGCTTCGTGCGCTGGCGGATCAGGCTCAAAGCCGCCTGA
- the bla gene encoding class A beta-lactamase — MTIEFNRRRALTGLLALGALTACGRAAADPLLLDIGAVSTLEHRHGARIGLFAVDLSSGAEVANRPAERFAMCSTFKAYAAARVLQMVDQGKLTLDAVVPVVAADIVANSPVTSFRVGGEMTLRELCEAALTRSDNAAGNLLLRAIGGPSEITAFARTIGDRDSRLDRWETDLNSAHPGDLRDTTTPQALCGGYRELLAGSALRASGREMLEKWMRATETSNKRFRAALPAGWTSADKTGAGAYGSTNDAGLLIGPDGQRVVAAVLTRSLQDREDAGPLDGAIADSVRLTLAMLGHG; from the coding sequence GTGACCATCGAATTCAACAGGCGCCGAGCGCTCACCGGACTCCTTGCGCTGGGCGCGCTGACGGCGTGCGGTCGCGCGGCTGCCGACCCGCTACTCCTCGACATCGGTGCCGTATCGACACTCGAGCACCGACATGGTGCCCGGATCGGCCTGTTCGCCGTCGACCTCTCCAGCGGCGCGGAGGTCGCCAACCGCCCGGCCGAGCGCTTCGCCATGTGTTCGACCTTCAAGGCCTACGCGGCCGCACGCGTGCTGCAGATGGTTGATCAAGGCAAACTCACCCTGGATGCGGTTGTGCCTGTGGTCGCCGCCGACATCGTCGCCAACTCGCCGGTCACCAGCTTTCGGGTCGGCGGTGAGATGACACTCCGCGAACTGTGCGAGGCTGCTCTGACCCGAAGTGACAACGCAGCGGGCAATCTGCTGCTTCGGGCCATCGGTGGCCCGTCCGAGATCACCGCATTCGCACGCACCATCGGCGATCGCGACAGCCGGCTCGATCGGTGGGAAACCGATCTGAACTCGGCCCATCCTGGCGACCTTCGCGACACCACCACTCCGCAGGCGCTGTGTGGCGGCTATCGCGAGCTTCTGGCGGGAAGTGCACTGCGTGCGTCCGGACGCGAGATGCTCGAAAAGTGGATGCGCGCGACCGAGACCTCGAACAAGCGATTCCGAGCCGCGCTACCCGCGGGATGGACCAGTGCCGACAAGACTGGTGCCGGGGCGTACGGGTCGACAAACGACGCCGGGTTACTGATCGGACCGGATGGCCAGCGGGTCGTCGCCGCGGTGCTGACCCGATCACTTCAGGACCGCGAGGATGCCGGGCCCCTCGACGGCGCCATCGCCGACAGCGTCCGGTTGACGCTCGCCATGCTCGGCCACGGCTGA